A window from Citrus sinensis cultivar Valencia sweet orange chromosome 3, DVS_A1.0, whole genome shotgun sequence encodes these proteins:
- the LOC102617252 gene encoding protein BPS1, chloroplastic isoform X1, which produces MTVKSIKMSRPQDPHRPFFPFGNPFRMMSPKGSRLSPKLVSLLADFEETLAERLRKLMPKDKDDILNLSWMRLAMESLCETHNVIKDLITELELPVSDWDEKWIDVYLDISVNLLDICIAFSSVLTKVSQGHLLLQCVLHTLDSSSPTQFGRACSSLDNWREHISSKNPRVESCRSILDNLVASLDLPKVKNSAKGKVLMRAMYGVKVLTVFVCSIFAAAFSGSAKNLLELNVSDTLPWAPAFSALQANVNAEVRNILSSGRATVLNELEAVDGSVKKLYEVIQNEVDTVEEELLQKSVLDLGKRADNLSQGLDHLTKAVDGFFKIVLSGRDALLCNLRATGTAPDILVGRNAEPVRR; this is translated from the exons ATGACAGT CAAATCCATCAAAATGAGTCGCCCCCAGGATCCACACCGTCCTTTCTTCCCATTTGGAAATCCTTTTCGGATGATGTCCCCCAAAGGTTCTCGTTTGTCTCCCAAGCTTGTATCTCTGTTGGCTGATTTTGAGGAGACCTTGGCAGAGAGGCTGAGAAAACTTATGCCGAAAGACAAGGATGATATCCTCAACTTATCATGGATGAGACTGGCAATGGAGTCACTTTGTGAGACTCACAATGTCATAAAAGACCTTATAACTGAGTTGGAGCTTCCTGTAAGTGACTGGGATGAGAAATGGATAGACGTGTACTTAGACATCAGTGTAAACTTGCTTGATATATGCATTGCTTTTAGCTCTGTTCTCACGAAGGTCAGCCAAGGCCACCTATTGCTTCAGTGTGTCTTGCACACTTTGGATTCTTCCTCTCCAACACAGTTTGGGCGAGCCTGTTCTTCTCTTGATAACTGGAGGGAGCACATTAGTTCAAAGAACCCCAGAGTTGAGAGCTGTCGTTCAATCTTAGACAATCTGGTAGCTTCTTTGGATTTGCCCAAGGTTAAGAACTCAGCCAAAGGGAAGGTTTTGATGCGCGCAATGTATGGGGTTAAGGTGTTGACTGTATTTGTTTGTAGTATTTTTGCTGCAGCCTTCTCTGGATCAGCCAAGAATTTGTTAGAACTGAACGTTTCTGACACATTACCTTGGGCACCAGCATTTTCTGCCTTGCAAGCTAATGTGAATGCAGAAGTTAGGAACATATTATCCTCTGGAAGAGCTACAGTTTTGAACGAACTAGAGGCTGTTGATGGGAGCGTTAAGAAATTGTATGAGGTGATTCAAAATGAGGTTGACACTGTTGAAGAGGAACTGCTCCAGAAATCTGTTTTGGATTTGGGAAAGAGGGCAGATAACCTTTCTCAAGGGCTAGATCATCTTACAAAGGCAGTGGATGGCTTTTTCAAAATAGTTTTGAGTGGGCGTGATGCTTTGCTTTGTAATCTAAGAGCAACTGGTACTGCCCCTGACATACTAGTAGGGAGGAATGCAGAACCTGTCAGGAGGTGA
- the LOC102616743 gene encoding mitogen-activated protein kinase homolog MMK2 isoform X1, whose translation MSGESSSGSGDHTIVKGVPTHGGRYVQYNVYGNLFEVSRKYVPPIRPVGRGAYGIVCAAMNSETREEVAIKKIGNAFDNRIDAKRTLREIKLLRHMDHENIIAIKDIIRPPQRETFNDVYIVYELMDTDLHQIIRSHQDLTDDHCRYFLYQLLRGLKYVHSANVLHRDLKPSNLLLNANCDLKIGDFGLARTTSETDFMTEYVVTRWYRAPELLLNCSEYTAAIDIWSVGCILGEIMTRQPLFPGKDYVHQLRLITELIGSPDETSLGFLRSDNARRYVRMLPQFPKQNFSARFPNKSPGAVDLLEKMLVFDPNRRITVDEALCHPYLAPLHDINEEPVCPRPFSFDFEHPSFTEENIKELIYRESVKFNPDPTH comes from the exons ATGTCAGGAGAGTCGAGCTCCGGTTCGGGTGATCATACTATTGTCAAAGGAGTTCCGACTCATGGGGGACGTTACGTGCAGTATAATGTGTACGGTAACCTTTTCGAAGTTTCTAGAAAGTATGTCCCTCCTATACGCCCCGTTGGCAGAGGCGCTTATGGTATTGTGTG TGCTGCTATGAATTCGGAGACTCGGGAAGAGGTTGCCATTAAGAAAATTGGCAATGCATTTGATAATAGAATTGATGCCAAGAGGACTTTGCGAGAAATTAAGCTGCTTCGTCACATGGATCATGAAAAT ATTATTGCCATCAAAGACATCATACGACCACCACAGAGGGAGACCTTCAATGATGTATACATAGTTTATGAATTGATGGACACTGATCTCCATCAAATCATCCGTTCCCATCAAGATCTGACAGATGATCATTGTCGG TACTTCTTGTATCAGTTGTTACGAGGGTTGAAATATGTACACTCAGCAAACGTTTTGCATCGTGATTTGAAGCCTAGCAATTTGCTCCTTAATGCCAATTGTGATCTTAAAATTGGAGACTTTGGGCTTGCAAGGACAACATCAGAAACAGATTTCATGACTGAGTATGTTGTTACTCGTTGGTACCGGGCACCCGAACTGCTTCTTAACTGTTCAGAGTATACAGCAGCAATTGATATCTGGTCAGTTGGTTGCATACTTGGTGAAATTATGACCAGACAACCCCTGTTCCCTGGAAAAGATTATGTCCATCAACTGAGGCTGATCACAGAG CTTATAGGTTCACCTGATGAAACCAGCCTTGGGTTTCTACGAAGTGATAATGCCAGAAGATATGTTAGAATGCTTCCACAATTCCCGAAGCAAAATTTCTCTGCTAGATTTCCAAACAAATCTCCTGGTGCTGTTGATTTGCTGGAGAAGATGCTTGTCTTTGATCCAAACAGGCGCATTACAG TTGATGAGGCTCTGTGCCACCCATATTTGGCACCCCTTCATGATATCAATGAGGAGCCTGTTTGCCCAAGACCATtcagttttgattttgagcaTCCATCATTTACTGAAGAAAACATTAAGGAGCTCATCTATAGGGAATCTGTAAAATTCAACCCAGATCCAACTCATTGA
- the LOC102616450 gene encoding probable polygalacturonase gives MELSRMSRLRSQVTKLVPLLIVVALLSQRGAESRKARRLDSFEYNAISCRAHSASITDFGGVGDGKTSNTKAFKDAINQLSQYSSDGGAQLYVPAGKWLTGSFNLISHFTLYLHKDAFLLASQDLNEWPVIKPLPSYGRGRDAAAGRYTSLIFGTNLTDVIVTGDNGTIDGQGALWWQQFHKGKLKYTRPYLMEFMYTDNIQISSLTLLNSPSWNVHPVYSSNILVQGITIIAPVTSPNTDGINPDSCTNTRIEDCYIVSGDDCVAVKSGWDEYGIAYGMPTKQLVIRRLTCISPYSATIALGSEMSGGIQDVRAEDIKAINTESGVRIKTAVGRGGYVKDIYVRGMTMHTMKWAFWMTGNYGSHADNHYDPKALPVIQGINYRDIVADNVSMAARLEGISGDPFTGICIANATIGMAAKHKKVPWTCADIGGMTSGVTPPPCELLPDQGPEKIRACDFPTESLPIDMVEMKKCTYRINYL, from the exons ATGGAGCTGTCGCGGATGAGCCGCCTGAGAAGTCAA GTGACTAAGTTAGTGCCACTTCTCATAGTGGTGGCATTACTGAGCCAAAGAGGAGCTGAGAGCAGAAAGGCAAGGAGACTAGACTCATTTGAGTACAATGCTATAAGCTGTAGAGCACACAGTGCATCAATTACTGATTTTGGAGGAGTTGGTGATGGCAAGACATCGAATACAAAGGCTTTCAAGGACGCTATCAATCAACTGAGTCAGTACTCTTCTGATGGTGGAGCTCAGCTGTATGTTCCTGCTGGGAAATGGCTCACCGGTAGCTTTAACCTCATCAGTCACTTCACTCTTTATCTCCACAAAGATGCTTTTCTTCTAGCTTCTCAG GATTTGAACGAATGGCCCGTGATCAAGCCTCTGCCTTCCTACGGTCGAGGAAGGGATGCAGCTGCTGGAAGGTACACGAGTCTCATATTTGGAACCAATCTGACTGATGTCATTGTTACAG GGGACAATGGCACGATCGACGGTCAGGGTGCACTTTGGTGGCAGCAATTCCACAAGGGCAAGCTAAAATACACTCGGCCTTACCTGATGGAATTCATGTACACTGACAATATCCAAATCTCAAGTCTAACGCTGCTGAATTCACCATCATGGAATGTTCATCCTGTTTACAGCAG TAATATTCTCGTGCAAGGGATTACCATCATTGCCCCTGTTACATCTCCAAACACAGATGGAATCAACCCAG ATTCTTGCACCAATACTAGAATTGAAGACTGCTACATAGTCTCTGGAGATGATTGTGTGGCAGTAAAAAGCGGATGGGACGAGTATGGAATTGCATATGGAATGCCCACAAAACAACTAGTCATCAGACGGCTGACATGCATTTCACCGTACAGTGCCACCATCGCATTAGGCAGCGAGATGTCAGGTGGGATTCAAGACGTCAGAGCTGAAGACATCAAAGCCATCAATACTGAATCTGGAGTTAGAATCAAAACTGCCGTAGGCAGAGGAGGGTATGTTAAAGACATTTACGTAAGAGGAATGACCATGCACACAATGAAATGGGCCTTTTGGATGACTGGCAATTATGGATCGCATGCCGATAATCACTATGATCCAAAGGCTCTGCCCGTGATTCAAGGAATTAATTATAGGGACATTGTGGCGGATAATGTGTCCATGGCTGCTAGATTAGAGGGAATTTCCGGTGACCCATTTACAGGTATTTGCATTGCTAATGCGACAATTGGAATGGCGGCCAAGCATAAGAAAGTACCGTGGACTTGTGCTGATATTGGAGGGATGACCAGTGGCGTGACTCCTCCACCCTGTGAATTGTTACCTGATCAAGGACCTGAGAAAATAAGAGCCTGTGACTTCCCGACTGAGAGTCTACCAATTGATATGGTGGAGATGAAAAAGTGTACTTacagaattaattatttgtga
- the LOC102616743 gene encoding mitogen-activated protein kinase homolog MMK2 isoform X2, whose amino-acid sequence MGDVTCSIMCTVTFSKFLESMSLLYAPLAEALMVLCGKCDFFISFSAAMNSETREEVAIKKIGNAFDNRIDAKRTLREIKLLRHMDHENIIAIKDIIRPPQRETFNDVYIVYELMDTDLHQIIRSHQDLTDDHCRYFLYQLLRGLKYVHSANVLHRDLKPSNLLLNANCDLKIGDFGLARTTSETDFMTEYVVTRWYRAPELLLNCSEYTAAIDIWSVGCILGEIMTRQPLFPGKDYVHQLRLITELIGSPDETSLGFLRSDNARRYVRMLPQFPKQNFSARFPNKSPGAVDLLEKMLVFDPNRRITVDEALCHPYLAPLHDINEEPVCPRPFSFDFEHPSFTEENIKELIYRESVKFNPDPTH is encoded by the exons ATGGGGGACGTTACGTGCAGTATAATGTGTACGGTAACCTTTTCGAAGTTTCTAGAAAGTATGTCCCTCCTATACGCCCCGTTGGCAGAGGCGCTTATGGTATTGTGTG gaaaatgtgattttttcaTTTCCTTCAGTGCTGCTATGAATTCGGAGACTCGGGAAGAGGTTGCCATTAAGAAAATTGGCAATGCATTTGATAATAGAATTGATGCCAAGAGGACTTTGCGAGAAATTAAGCTGCTTCGTCACATGGATCATGAAAAT ATTATTGCCATCAAAGACATCATACGACCACCACAGAGGGAGACCTTCAATGATGTATACATAGTTTATGAATTGATGGACACTGATCTCCATCAAATCATCCGTTCCCATCAAGATCTGACAGATGATCATTGTCGG TACTTCTTGTATCAGTTGTTACGAGGGTTGAAATATGTACACTCAGCAAACGTTTTGCATCGTGATTTGAAGCCTAGCAATTTGCTCCTTAATGCCAATTGTGATCTTAAAATTGGAGACTTTGGGCTTGCAAGGACAACATCAGAAACAGATTTCATGACTGAGTATGTTGTTACTCGTTGGTACCGGGCACCCGAACTGCTTCTTAACTGTTCAGAGTATACAGCAGCAATTGATATCTGGTCAGTTGGTTGCATACTTGGTGAAATTATGACCAGACAACCCCTGTTCCCTGGAAAAGATTATGTCCATCAACTGAGGCTGATCACAGAG CTTATAGGTTCACCTGATGAAACCAGCCTTGGGTTTCTACGAAGTGATAATGCCAGAAGATATGTTAGAATGCTTCCACAATTCCCGAAGCAAAATTTCTCTGCTAGATTTCCAAACAAATCTCCTGGTGCTGTTGATTTGCTGGAGAAGATGCTTGTCTTTGATCCAAACAGGCGCATTACAG TTGATGAGGCTCTGTGCCACCCATATTTGGCACCCCTTCATGATATCAATGAGGAGCCTGTTTGCCCAAGACCATtcagttttgattttgagcaTCCATCATTTACTGAAGAAAACATTAAGGAGCTCATCTATAGGGAATCTGTAAAATTCAACCCAGATCCAACTCATTGA
- the LOC102617252 gene encoding protein BPS1, chloroplastic isoform X2: MSRPQDPHRPFFPFGNPFRMMSPKGSRLSPKLVSLLADFEETLAERLRKLMPKDKDDILNLSWMRLAMESLCETHNVIKDLITELELPVSDWDEKWIDVYLDISVNLLDICIAFSSVLTKVSQGHLLLQCVLHTLDSSSPTQFGRACSSLDNWREHISSKNPRVESCRSILDNLVASLDLPKVKNSAKGKVLMRAMYGVKVLTVFVCSIFAAAFSGSAKNLLELNVSDTLPWAPAFSALQANVNAEVRNILSSGRATVLNELEAVDGSVKKLYEVIQNEVDTVEEELLQKSVLDLGKRADNLSQGLDHLTKAVDGFFKIVLSGRDALLCNLRATGTAPDILVGRNAEPVRR, from the coding sequence ATGAGTCGCCCCCAGGATCCACACCGTCCTTTCTTCCCATTTGGAAATCCTTTTCGGATGATGTCCCCCAAAGGTTCTCGTTTGTCTCCCAAGCTTGTATCTCTGTTGGCTGATTTTGAGGAGACCTTGGCAGAGAGGCTGAGAAAACTTATGCCGAAAGACAAGGATGATATCCTCAACTTATCATGGATGAGACTGGCAATGGAGTCACTTTGTGAGACTCACAATGTCATAAAAGACCTTATAACTGAGTTGGAGCTTCCTGTAAGTGACTGGGATGAGAAATGGATAGACGTGTACTTAGACATCAGTGTAAACTTGCTTGATATATGCATTGCTTTTAGCTCTGTTCTCACGAAGGTCAGCCAAGGCCACCTATTGCTTCAGTGTGTCTTGCACACTTTGGATTCTTCCTCTCCAACACAGTTTGGGCGAGCCTGTTCTTCTCTTGATAACTGGAGGGAGCACATTAGTTCAAAGAACCCCAGAGTTGAGAGCTGTCGTTCAATCTTAGACAATCTGGTAGCTTCTTTGGATTTGCCCAAGGTTAAGAACTCAGCCAAAGGGAAGGTTTTGATGCGCGCAATGTATGGGGTTAAGGTGTTGACTGTATTTGTTTGTAGTATTTTTGCTGCAGCCTTCTCTGGATCAGCCAAGAATTTGTTAGAACTGAACGTTTCTGACACATTACCTTGGGCACCAGCATTTTCTGCCTTGCAAGCTAATGTGAATGCAGAAGTTAGGAACATATTATCCTCTGGAAGAGCTACAGTTTTGAACGAACTAGAGGCTGTTGATGGGAGCGTTAAGAAATTGTATGAGGTGATTCAAAATGAGGTTGACACTGTTGAAGAGGAACTGCTCCAGAAATCTGTTTTGGATTTGGGAAAGAGGGCAGATAACCTTTCTCAAGGGCTAGATCATCTTACAAAGGCAGTGGATGGCTTTTTCAAAATAGTTTTGAGTGGGCGTGATGCTTTGCTTTGTAATCTAAGAGCAACTGGTACTGCCCCTGACATACTAGTAGGGAGGAATGCAGAACCTGTCAGGAGGTGA